Proteins encoded together in one Impatiens glandulifera chromosome 1, dImpGla2.1, whole genome shotgun sequence window:
- the LOC124938695 gene encoding polyadenylation and cleavage factor homolog 4-like: MEEQTFDSTMENPRTLAFNGVNKSMVGGDVTVQKPVATILDRFKAMLKDIDDGDDVPTPSSHDVVRIYDHLLSELTLNSKPIITDLTIIAGELKEHGAGIAEAICARIIEVPPEQKLPALYLLDSITKNIGREYIRHFSSRLPEVFREAYRQVNPDLHPAMRHLFGTWSAVFPQSVLHRIETQLQFSSMGAHQSSGVTKASESPRPAHGIHVNPKYLEARQQFDPSNLDGNSHRASILKIYGKKSANELDEYDSDNAGMVQMRAGTEFSRHPNPGLERSSTQFGTEFRITRSAVIDDFTMNGSPKRVIDKRGLPSHPRHEMGFGRVMDSGENINARPRDPRSNYFYGRAEASAASDRAEDLQRPRALIDAYGRDHGEGTASDRFKIARLHGNDLGRVATETWHHTEVEEFDWKNMSRTVAERNNLNGGSLLSSGRFGMGPGNQNATEDLVSFVSGHESIGKLMGSHGKTTQYPGSHYLQESQGHQIRSLASGIPSSLSEPLRLIDRASDGALFHGTSMGAPSRGPHTAGNLAAIMSISQGSWTHSDMQIPNPASAHPFSQQRHRDHFELTSNKDMGENLGMRRPNFLENHLDAIKNRSTNIPPFPSQQVGYLPQNLQPHALASQEVQQRLMPVGSVSVPAVLPPKGHVYPQLGLSAQNAILNQPPLSASRVWQGGGGLQPLPLGPHSTLTQIMPTPLHLLQGATNPPPSGSSYSGLIGSLMSQGLISLTNPSVQDSVELSFNHDVLKMRHETSITALYSDLPRQCTACGLRFKNQEEHSSHMDWHVTKNRISKNRKQSLARRWFVSVNMWLTGAEALGTDVAPGFLPAENTVEMKEDELAVPADEDQKVCALCGEPFEEFYSDETEEWMYKGAVYMNDVPTGSTTAGMYMSQLGPIIHAKCRSESSVAADKKIGQDEGVEGGDEKKRLRLS; the protein is encoded by the exons ATGGAAGAACAAACCTTCGATTCAACCATGGAAAACCCTAGAACTCTCGCTTTCAATGGTGTTAACAAGTCCATGGTTGGCGGCGACGTCACTGTCCAGAAGCCTGTTGCTACTATTCTTGATCGATTCAAGGCTATGCTCAAGGACATAGATGACGGCGATGATGTTCCAACCCCGAGCTCCCACGACGTTGTTCGAATTTACGACCACTTGCTCTCTGAACTAACACTCAATTCCAAGCCAATCATAACTGATCTCACCATTATCGCTGGAGAACTGAAGGAACATGGAGCTGGCATTGCTGAAGCTATTTGTGCCAGGATTATTGAG GTCCCACCCGAGCAGAAATTGCCAGCTCTTTATCTTTTGGATAGCATTACTAAGAATATAGGTCGAGAGTATATTAGACACTTCTCTAGCCGATTGCCTGAG GTCTTTCGTGAAGCATATAGGCAAGTTAATCCTGATTTGCATCCTGCTATGCGTCACCTATTTGGAACATGGTCAGCAGTGTTTCCGCAATCAGTGCTTCATAGGATTGAGACTCAACTGCAGTTTTCTTCTATGGGAGCTCATCAATCTTCTGGAGTGACGAAGGCTTCTGAATCTCCTCGACCAGCTCATGGCATCCACGTCAATCCAAAATACTTGGAAGCAAGGCAACAGTTTGACCCTTCAAATTTGGATGGT AATAGTCACCGGGCATCAATTTTAAAGATTTATGGAAAGAAATCTGCAAATGAATTAGATGAATATGATTCTGATAATGCGGGAATGGTACAAATGAGGGCTGGAACTGAGTTTTCCAGACATCCAAATCCTGGGTTAGAGAGGTCCTCCACTCAATTTGGAACTGAGTTTCGCATTACTCGTTCAGCTGTAATTGATGACTTTACAATGAATGGGTCTCCAAAAAGGGTGATTGATAAGAGGGGCTTGCCATCTCATCCTCGTCATGAAATGGGTTTTGGAAGGGTTATGGACAGTGGTGAGAACATAAATGCCCGGCCTAGAGATCCTcggtctaattatttttatggaaGAGCTGAAGCTTCTGCTGCTTCTGATAGGGCAGAGGATCTTCAAAGACCAAGAGCTTTAATTGATGCTTATGGACGTGATCATGGTGAAGGAACTGCAAGTGACAGGTTTAAGATTGCACGTCTTCATGGGAATGATCTTGGTAGAGTAGCTACAGAAACATGGCATCATACCGAAGTAGAAGAATTTGATTGGAAAAATATGAGCCGAACAGTAGCAGAAAGGAACAACTTAAATGGTGGTTCATTACTGTCATCTGGAAGATTTGGGATGGGACCTGGAAACCAGAATGCAACAGAAGATTTGGTCTCTTTTGTT TCTGGCCACGAGTCTATTGGTAAATTGATGGGTTCACACGGGAAGACCACACAGTACCCGGGATCTCATTATCTTCAAGAATCTCAGGGCCACCAAATACGCTCGTTAGCAAGTGGAATTCCTTCATCACTTAGTGAGCCACTTCGTCTAATAGATCGGGCTTCTGATGGTGCATTATTTCATGGGACCTCAATGGGAGCTCCTAGTCGTGGCCCACATACTGCAGGGAATTTAGCAGCTATCATGTCAATTTCGCAAGGGTCTTGGACCCATTCAGATATGCAAATACCTAATCCAGCCTCTGCACATCCTTTTTCACAGCAGAGACATAGGGATCACTTTGAGTTGACAAGTAATAAAGATATGGGTGAAAATCTAGGTATGAGGAGACCAAATTTTCTAGAAAATCATTTAGACGCTATAAAAAATAGATCAACAAATATTCCTCCATTTCCTAGCCAGCAGGTTGGCTATCTTCCTCAGAATCTACAACCTCATGCACTGGCTTCCCAAGAAGTTCAGCAAAGGTTGATGCCAGTTGGTTCTGTTTCTGTGCCTGCTGTACTACCACCTAAAGGCCATGTATATCCTCAGCTAGGACTTTCTGCTCAAAATGCAATTCTCAACCAGCCTCCTCTTTCAGCATCTAGGGTTTGGCAAGGTGGTGGAGGTCTGCAACCTCTACCTCTAGGTCCACATTCTACTTTGACACAAATTATGCCCACAccacttcatcttcttcaaggAGCGACTAATCCTCCCCCTTCAGGAAGTTCCTACTCAGGTTTGATCGGTTCTCTCATGTCTCAGGGTTTAATCTCACTGACCAATCCTTCTGTACAG GATTCTGTGGAGCTTTCATTTAACCACGATGTTCTTAAGATGCGGCATGAGACCTCTATAACTGCTCTGTATTCTGATCTTCCTAGACAATGTACAGCATGTGGCTTACGCTTTAAAAACCAAGAAGAACACAGTAGTCACATGGATTGGCATGTTACCAAGAACCGCATATCTAAAAATCGTAAACAGAGCCTAGCTCGAAGGTGGTTTGTTAGTGTTAACATGTGGCTTACGGGGGCAGAAGCACTGGGCACGGATGTAGCCCCAGGATTTTTACCTGCTGAGAATACAGTGGAAATGAAAGAGGATGAATTGGCGGTTCCTGCTGATGAGGATCAGAAAGTTTGTGCACTCTGTGGAGAGCCTTTCGAAGAATTTTACAGTGACGAGACAGAGGAATGGATGTATAAAGGGGCTGTGTATATGAATGATGTTCCCACGGGGTCAACGACTGCAGGCATGTATATGTCTCAATTGGGTCCAATAATTCATGCTAAGTGTAGGTCTGAATCTAGTGTGGCTGCTGACAAAAAAATTGGACAGGATGAAGGG GTAGAGGGTGGTGATGAAAAGAAAAGATTGCGGCTTAGCTAA